In a genomic window of Deinococcus metalli:
- a CDS encoding asparaginase, with translation MNALQRLAVIHTGGTISSRPAPDGRGVTPQRAPSVPGLDGVSVHDYQPFTLPSPHVTPRHMLELARLVARVAPEHDGVVITHGTDTLEETAFALHLLLPASIPVVLTGSMRHMEEASWDGPGNLLDAAQVALHPRTRGRGALVVFGGDVFDARTVTKIHTTAVDAFGGYPGPIGRIDRVGHAARVEYFATPDARTPLEPPHLDARVEILYAYAGWRGEGYAEARSRADGLVIAALGTGNLPAELLPLISDTDRPVVIATRTHAGPVLPVYGYPGGGATLVEAGAIPASFLNAHKARLLLLTLLSCGLDTDDIRRVFAEDAY, from the coding sequence GTGAACGCGCTCCAGCGGCTGGCCGTGATCCACACGGGCGGCACGATCTCCAGCCGCCCCGCGCCGGACGGCCGCGGCGTCACGCCGCAGCGCGCGCCCAGCGTCCCCGGCCTGGACGGCGTGAGCGTGCACGATTACCAGCCCTTCACGCTGCCCAGCCCGCACGTCACGCCGCGCCACATGCTGGAGCTGGCACGGCTGGTCGCGCGCGTCGCCCCGGAGCACGACGGCGTGGTCATCACGCACGGCACCGATACGCTGGAGGAGACGGCCTTCGCGCTGCACCTGCTGCTGCCTGCTTCCATCCCGGTCGTGCTGACCGGTTCCATGCGGCATATGGAAGAGGCGTCCTGGGACGGCCCGGGCAACCTGCTGGACGCCGCGCAGGTCGCGCTGCACCCCCGCACGCGCGGGCGCGGCGCGCTGGTGGTGTTCGGCGGCGACGTCTTCGACGCGCGCACCGTCACGAAGATCCACACGACCGCCGTGGACGCCTTCGGTGGCTACCCCGGTCCCATCGGCCGCATTGACCGGGTGGGGCACGCGGCGCGCGTGGAGTACTTCGCCACGCCGGACGCCCGCACGCCGCTGGAGCCGCCGCACCTCGACGCCCGCGTGGAGATCCTGTACGCCTACGCCGGGTGGCGGGGCGAGGGCTACGCCGAGGCCCGGAGCCGCGCCGACGGCCTGGTGATCGCGGCGCTGGGCACCGGAAACCTGCCGGCCGAACTGCTGCCGCTGATAAGCGACACGGACCGGCCCGTGGTGATCGCCACGCGCACGCACGCCGGGCCGGTGCTGCCCGTGTACGGCTACCCCGGCGGCGGCGCGACCCTGGTGGAGGCCGGCGCCATCCCCGCCAGTTTCCTGAACGCCCACAAGGCCCGGCTGCTGCTCCTCACGCTGCTCAGCTGCGGGCTGGACACGGACGACATCCGCCGGGTCTTCGCGGAAGACGCGTACTGA